A stretch of Amycolatopsis balhimycina FH 1894 DNA encodes these proteins:
- a CDS encoding BTAD domain-containing putative transcriptional regulator: MPGDADTGLRVGVLGPLRAWRGAAEIGLGPARQRAIFAVLAVNSGRPVPRAELIDAVWGDSAPASVEGSVHTYVSGLRRALEPDRSRWSAASVLVSDPAGYSLLLGEDALDAAVFERHRERARRHLEQGDPRAAVTELDAALALWQGEALSGVPGGFAERHREHLAELRLDTLERRAEAVLALGGHLDLAPELAVLAGEHPLRESLRESLMLALYRSGRPADALDVFRDARATLVAELGVEPGPALQRIQRQILAQDPALDAPAAPVVVTGHRLFGREAETAKLAELVADVRAGRGRAVWIEGEAGIGKSELLTTSLPDGPGFERHWVAADELSTRFPLQVVLECLAIDVHSDDSRRARLARELAGEGPVRRAWGPADPVLGAVDRLLALVDELCAHCPQVLVLDDLQWADEASVLVWHRLCAATRQLPLLLVAATRPAPDRSELAQLRRGVQARDGVVLDLGPLTGDDVGRLIEDQIGAPPGPGLRELAARGAGNPLYVKEMVDVLVRAGAVEVRGGEADVDDSAEFEAPRSLVAAVDRRLDFLTARTQEVLRWGALLGMEFAVGDIAAVLGTRPSDLLEPLEEAVAANVLIDTGTQLAFRHPLLRQALYGRLLAGTRAALHRQAAGALAGIGAPVKRVAEQLVAAPATVDEWVLDWVAGHHAAVSNRAPLIAVELLERALAACDGTDPRRETLLVALVKVLFRLERGPETLARQALDVATEPDAVEEMRHILAALRHRRGDTEGAVATLAATVDDPAVPELWRVKHRQLLANFRRGDLSDLDSAERTAREMRTLAGDDRYLTAHALQSLWLVDSVRREHDRALTHVDAAIEAVGDEHELADLHLDLLDNRVFTLQNLDRLADAGDTLRAAGEVAARHALPVGLQVSAAVHRYWEGRWDEALVELDTVIEDGPAITFYGLREPGPAALLLHGVAALIAGRRDDRAQAAAHLDTAEEYAPVTGAERESFDFLLVADALAAEQRGDRVRALAVLEPILNPTYAQMMLRHQWLPAFVRLAMEQDDVVRARRALAVCEEEAAKERRPARAHAAASWCRGLIEEDPAPVLATAEHFRAVGRRPELAAALEDAAVLLARAGRLDAAHAAFEEAAELYTALAARWDLRRAETRLRRLGVRRGALFTAIRPGHGWESLTPIEVRIASLVAEGRSNPDIAAELSLPRRTVQAHVARLLGKLETPSRSGVADAFRQRT; encoded by the coding sequence ATGCCAGGGGATGCGGACACCGGTCTGCGGGTGGGCGTGCTCGGTCCGCTGCGTGCTTGGCGCGGGGCGGCCGAAATCGGCCTGGGCCCCGCCCGTCAGCGCGCCATCTTCGCGGTGCTCGCGGTCAACTCCGGCCGCCCGGTCCCCCGCGCCGAGCTGATCGACGCCGTGTGGGGCGATTCGGCGCCGGCGAGCGTCGAGGGCAGCGTCCACACCTACGTCTCCGGGCTGCGCCGGGCCCTCGAACCGGACCGGTCGCGCTGGTCGGCGGCCAGCGTCCTGGTCTCGGACCCGGCGGGGTATTCGCTGCTGCTCGGGGAAGACGCGCTCGACGCGGCCGTGTTCGAGCGGCACCGCGAGCGGGCGCGGCGGCACCTCGAGCAGGGTGACCCACGGGCGGCGGTCACCGAGCTGGACGCCGCTCTCGCGCTCTGGCAGGGCGAAGCGCTTTCCGGCGTGCCGGGCGGGTTCGCCGAGCGGCACCGCGAACACCTCGCCGAGCTGCGGCTGGACACCCTCGAACGACGCGCCGAAGCCGTGCTGGCCCTGGGCGGGCACCTCGATCTGGCGCCGGAACTGGCGGTGCTGGCCGGGGAACACCCGCTACGGGAGTCGCTGCGCGAGTCGCTCATGCTCGCTCTCTACCGCAGCGGCCGTCCCGCCGACGCCCTCGACGTCTTCCGCGACGCCCGCGCCACGCTCGTCGCGGAGCTCGGCGTGGAGCCCGGTCCGGCGCTGCAGCGGATCCAGCGGCAGATCCTCGCCCAGGACCCGGCCCTCGACGCGCCCGCGGCGCCGGTCGTGGTCACCGGGCACCGGCTCTTCGGCCGGGAAGCCGAGACGGCGAAGCTCGCCGAACTGGTCGCCGACGTCCGTGCCGGCCGCGGCCGGGCCGTCTGGATCGAAGGCGAAGCCGGGATCGGCAAGTCCGAGCTGCTCACCACCTCGCTGCCGGACGGGCCCGGCTTCGAGCGGCACTGGGTGGCCGCCGACGAGCTGAGCACCCGGTTCCCGCTGCAGGTGGTGCTGGAGTGCCTGGCGATCGACGTCCACTCGGACGACTCGCGGCGCGCGCGGCTGGCGCGGGAACTCGCGGGCGAGGGCCCGGTGCGGCGCGCCTGGGGCCCGGCCGACCCGGTGCTCGGCGCCGTCGACCGGCTGCTGGCCCTGGTCGACGAGCTGTGCGCGCACTGCCCGCAGGTGCTCGTGCTCGACGACCTGCAGTGGGCGGACGAGGCGTCCGTGCTGGTGTGGCACCGGCTCTGCGCGGCGACCCGGCAGCTGCCGCTGCTGCTGGTGGCCGCGACCCGCCCGGCGCCCGACCGCTCCGAGCTCGCCCAGCTGCGCCGCGGCGTCCAGGCGCGGGACGGGGTCGTCCTCGACCTCGGGCCGCTGACCGGGGACGACGTCGGCAGGCTGATCGAGGACCAGATCGGGGCGCCGCCCGGGCCGGGACTGCGCGAGCTGGCCGCCCGTGGTGCGGGAAACCCGTTGTACGTCAAGGAGATGGTCGACGTCCTGGTGCGCGCCGGCGCGGTCGAGGTGCGCGGCGGCGAGGCCGACGTCGACGATTCGGCGGAGTTCGAGGCGCCGCGGTCGCTGGTCGCCGCGGTCGACCGCCGGCTGGACTTCCTGACCGCGCGGACGCAGGAAGTGCTGCGCTGGGGCGCGCTGCTGGGCATGGAGTTCGCCGTCGGCGACATCGCCGCGGTGCTCGGCACCCGGCCGTCGGACCTGCTGGAGCCGCTGGAAGAAGCCGTCGCGGCGAACGTGCTCATCGACACCGGGACGCAGCTGGCGTTCCGCCATCCCCTGCTGCGACAGGCGCTGTACGGCCGGCTGCTGGCCGGGACGCGGGCCGCCCTGCACCGGCAGGCGGCCGGGGCGCTCGCCGGGATCGGTGCCCCGGTCAAACGCGTCGCCGAGCAGCTGGTGGCGGCACCGGCCACTGTGGACGAATGGGTGCTGGACTGGGTCGCCGGGCACCACGCGGCCGTGTCGAACCGGGCGCCGCTGATCGCCGTCGAGCTGCTGGAACGGGCGCTGGCCGCATGCGACGGCACCGACCCGCGCCGGGAGACACTGCTCGTGGCGCTGGTCAAGGTGCTGTTCCGGTTGGAACGCGGCCCGGAAACCCTGGCGCGGCAGGCCCTCGACGTCGCCACCGAGCCGGACGCCGTCGAGGAGATGCGGCACATCCTCGCAGCGCTGCGGCACCGCCGCGGCGACACCGAAGGCGCGGTCGCGACCCTCGCCGCGACCGTCGACGACCCGGCCGTCCCGGAGCTCTGGCGGGTCAAGCACCGGCAGCTGCTGGCGAACTTCCGCCGCGGCGATCTGTCCGATTTGGACAGCGCGGAGCGGACGGCGCGCGAGATGAGAACGCTCGCCGGCGATGACCGGTACCTGACCGCGCACGCGCTGCAGTCGTTGTGGCTGGTCGATTCGGTGCGCCGGGAGCACGACCGCGCGCTCACCCACGTCGACGCGGCGATCGAAGCCGTCGGCGACGAGCACGAACTGGCCGACCTGCACCTCGACCTGCTCGACAACCGCGTGTTCACGCTGCAGAACCTCGACCGCCTGGCCGACGCGGGCGACACACTGCGCGCGGCGGGCGAAGTCGCGGCGCGGCACGCGCTGCCGGTCGGGCTGCAGGTGTCCGCCGCGGTGCACCGGTACTGGGAAGGCCGCTGGGACGAGGCGCTGGTCGAACTGGACACGGTCATCGAGGACGGGCCGGCGATCACGTTCTACGGCCTGCGCGAGCCCGGCCCGGCGGCCCTGCTGCTGCACGGCGTCGCGGCGTTGATCGCGGGCCGCCGGGACGACCGGGCCCAGGCCGCGGCCCACCTCGACACGGCGGAGGAGTACGCCCCGGTGACCGGCGCCGAACGCGAGAGCTTCGACTTCCTGCTGGTCGCCGACGCCCTGGCGGCGGAGCAGCGCGGCGACCGGGTCCGCGCGTTGGCCGTCCTCGAGCCGATCCTGAACCCGACGTACGCGCAGATGATGCTGCGGCACCAGTGGCTGCCGGCGTTCGTGCGGCTGGCGATGGAGCAGGACGACGTCGTCCGCGCCCGGCGGGCGCTGGCGGTGTGCGAGGAAGAAGCGGCGAAGGAACGGCGGCCGGCCCGGGCGCACGCGGCGGCGTCGTGGTGCCGTGGCCTGATCGAGGAGGACCCGGCACCGGTGCTCGCGACGGCCGAGCACTTCCGCGCGGTCGGCCGCCGGCCCGAACTGGCCGCGGCGCTGGAGGACGCGGCCGTACTGCTGGCCCGCGCGGGCCGCCTGGACGCGGCGCACGCGGCGTTCGAAGAGGCCGCCGAGCTGTACACGGCGCTGGCGGCGCGCTGGGACCTGCGGCGCGCGGAAACCCGGCTGCGCCGCCTCGGCGTCCGCCGGGGTGCGCTGTTCACGGCGATCCGGCCCGGACACGGCTGGGAGTCGCTGACGCCGATCGAGGTCCGCATCGCGAGCCTGGTCGCCGAGGGCCGGTCCAACCCGGACATCGCGGCCGAGCTGTCCCTGCCCCGGCGGACGGTCCAGGCCCACGTGGCCCGGCTGCTGGGCAAGCTGGAGACGCCGTCACGCTCGGGCGTCGCCGACGCCTTCCGGCAGCGCACCTGA
- a CDS encoding MauE/DoxX family redox-associated membrane protein: MRASARPGRHPRAYFLLVMGDRMHFVVEFCRLLIVMIFMVSAFGKSGKGHLRDFTDTVAQLTSNRPARPIARSVVAAEFAVVALALAPPTQAAGLLLAAILLAGFAVVAEFAVRTHRPVACHCFGGTDDTMLGRAHVVRNTVLAGVATAGFFGTVFVAPRAAAGLTLTAGLAAFAVAAPLVRWPDIRVLFADTSI; this comes from the coding sequence GTGCGCGCATCCGCAAGACCTGGCCGCCATCCGCGCGCATACTTCCTCTTGGTGATGGGGGATCGAATGCATTTCGTCGTCGAGTTCTGTCGATTGCTGATCGTGATGATCTTCATGGTGTCGGCATTCGGAAAGTCCGGTAAGGGACATCTCCGGGACTTCACGGATACGGTCGCGCAGCTGACATCGAACCGGCCCGCGCGGCCGATCGCCCGTTCGGTCGTCGCGGCCGAATTCGCGGTCGTCGCGCTGGCGTTGGCGCCGCCCACCCAGGCGGCCGGGCTTCTGCTCGCGGCGATACTGCTCGCGGGGTTCGCCGTGGTCGCCGAATTCGCCGTGCGCACGCATCGGCCGGTGGCTTGCCACTGCTTCGGCGGCACGGACGACACCATGCTCGGCCGCGCGCACGTCGTCCGCAACACCGTGCTGGCCGGGGTCGCGACGGCGGGATTCTTCGGCACCGTTTTCGTCGCTCCCCGCGCCGCCGCCGGCCTCACGCTGACCGCGGGCCTGGCCGCGTTCGCGGTGGCCGCACCGCTGGTGCGGTGGCCGGACATCCGTGTCCTCTTCGCCGATACGAGCATCTGA
- a CDS encoding ABC transporter ATP-binding protein yields the protein MTASRRRLAADITGFVWRSARLPALGTLALTAVAGLLPVLSAWFTKLVVDGLLAGSALAELAWVIAVLAALTVVTAAQPHAAQYLNTALSRTLARESQATLFAALNRFLGLARFEDPQFLNEVAMAQHVGRIAPAQFVSAGTGTVRGGVLAGGFLTSLLVISPWMAALILLATVPSVHVQLRINRLQVDVERRSTTGTRRETFYGDLLSRPDGAQEIRLFGIGSYLRTRLLGELDEVQRAQRGVDLRNFRAQSGLALLGSLVAAGGLIWVVLAAGRGIITLGDVTVFLAAVAGTQAAIGLLVTSATGMHRSLLLYAHFHTVTHAENDLPSGPLPAGPLERGIEVRDVWFRYGETRPWVLQGVDFTIPRGKTVAIAGLNGSGKSTLVKLLCRCHDPQKGRLTWNGTDYTAFDVRTLRARMSALLQDYLRYELTARENVGLGRVSAMHDTARLSEAAGRALIDDVLRALPNGYDTQLNRAFADEGADPGGGVPLSGGQWQRVGLARALLRDDIDLLILDEPGAGLDAEAERAVHERITDLRRGRTTLLISHHLGTLRTADLILVLADGQIVERGTHEQLMAASGRYRDLFELQAGGFR from the coding sequence ATGACCGCGTCCCGCCGCCGTCTGGCCGCGGACATCACCGGCTTCGTCTGGCGATCGGCCCGGCTCCCGGCGCTGGGGACCCTGGCGCTCACGGCTGTGGCCGGGCTGCTTCCGGTGCTGTCGGCCTGGTTCACCAAGCTGGTCGTGGACGGGCTGCTGGCCGGATCGGCACTCGCCGAGCTGGCCTGGGTCATCGCCGTCCTGGCCGCGCTGACCGTCGTGACCGCCGCGCAGCCGCACGCGGCGCAGTACCTCAACACGGCGTTGAGCCGGACTCTGGCACGGGAGTCCCAGGCCACCCTGTTCGCCGCGCTGAACCGGTTTCTGGGACTCGCCAGGTTCGAGGATCCGCAGTTCCTGAACGAGGTCGCGATGGCCCAGCACGTCGGCCGCATCGCACCGGCACAGTTCGTCAGCGCCGGCACCGGAACCGTCCGCGGCGGCGTGCTGGCGGGCGGTTTCCTGACGTCCCTGCTGGTCATCTCGCCGTGGATGGCCGCCCTGATCCTGCTCGCCACCGTGCCGAGCGTCCACGTGCAACTGCGGATCAACCGGCTCCAGGTGGATGTCGAGCGCCGGAGCACGACGGGCACGCGACGGGAGACGTTCTACGGGGACCTGCTGAGCCGGCCGGACGGCGCCCAGGAGATCCGGTTGTTCGGCATCGGCTCCTATCTGCGCACCCGCCTGCTCGGCGAGCTGGACGAGGTGCAGCGCGCCCAGCGCGGGGTCGACCTCCGGAACTTCCGCGCGCAGAGCGGGCTGGCCCTGCTGGGCTCGCTGGTCGCGGCCGGCGGGCTGATCTGGGTCGTGCTGGCGGCCGGCCGGGGCATCATCACGCTGGGGGACGTGACCGTGTTCCTCGCGGCCGTGGCGGGGACGCAGGCAGCCATCGGTCTCCTCGTCACCAGCGCGACGGGCATGCACCGGTCCCTGCTCCTGTACGCGCACTTCCACACGGTCACCCACGCGGAGAACGACCTGCCGTCCGGACCGCTGCCCGCCGGGCCACTGGAGCGCGGCATCGAAGTCCGCGACGTCTGGTTCCGGTACGGCGAAACCCGGCCGTGGGTGCTGCAAGGCGTCGACTTCACCATCCCGCGTGGCAAGACCGTGGCGATCGCCGGCCTGAACGGTTCGGGGAAGAGCACGCTCGTGAAGCTCCTCTGCCGGTGCCACGATCCGCAGAAGGGCCGGCTCACCTGGAACGGGACGGACTACACCGCCTTCGACGTGCGGACGCTGCGTGCCCGGATGTCCGCGCTCCTCCAGGACTACCTGCGCTACGAGCTGACCGCGCGGGAGAACGTGGGGCTCGGCCGGGTTTCCGCGATGCACGACACCGCCCGGCTGTCCGAAGCGGCCGGGCGCGCACTGATCGACGACGTCCTTCGTGCCCTGCCGAACGGGTACGACACCCAGCTGAACCGGGCGTTCGCCGACGAGGGCGCCGATCCCGGCGGTGGTGTGCCGCTTTCCGGGGGACAGTGGCAGCGGGTCGGTCTCGCCCGTGCGCTCCTGCGTGACGACATCGATCTGCTGATCCTCGACGAGCCCGGAGCCGGGTTGGACGCCGAAGCCGAGCGCGCCGTCCACGAACGGATCACCGATCTCCGCCGGGGGCGGACGACGCTGCTCATCTCCCACCACCTCGGCACTCTGCGGACCGCGGATCTCATCCTGGTCCTGGCGGACGGGCAGATCGTCGAGCGCGGCACCCACGAGCAGCTGATGGCGGCCTCCGGCCGCTACCGGGACCTTTTCGAGCTGCAGGCCGGGGGGTTCCGGTGA
- a CDS encoding S26 family signal peptidase, with translation MRTFGLAAFTGLLLWVVRSTFVIVRVRGSSMAPTLRDGDRILAVRHLPIRRNRVVVVHAGPHVRPASVTSDGYLVKRVHAVPGDVVPARDYPALRATPKVPEGCLILRGDNADHSFDSRHAGYFPAAAVRGTAVRVLPRPGSAAKIRGEQGEEK, from the coding sequence ATGCGCACGTTCGGCCTGGCCGCGTTCACCGGCCTGCTGCTGTGGGTGGTGCGCTCGACGTTCGTGATCGTCCGTGTCCGCGGCTCGAGCATGGCCCCCACCCTGCGCGACGGCGACCGGATCCTGGCCGTGCGCCACCTCCCGATCCGCCGGAACCGCGTCGTCGTGGTCCACGCCGGCCCGCACGTCCGGCCGGCATCGGTCACGTCGGACGGCTACCTGGTCAAGCGGGTTCACGCGGTGCCGGGCGACGTCGTTCCGGCCAGGGACTACCCCGCTCTCCGCGCGACGCCGAAGGTGCCAGAGGGGTGCCTCATCCTGCGCGGCGACAACGCGGACCACAGCTTCGACTCGCGCCACGCGGGTTACTTCCCGGCGGCCGCCGTCCGCGGAACCGCCGTGCGCGTCCTGCCGCGCCCCGGATCCGCCGCGAAAATTCGCGGGGAGCAAGGAGAAGAGAAATGA
- a CDS encoding carbohydrate ABC transporter permease → MTARRKPGGWVYAVLTGVLGASVFPLYWSFVVATRDNAAIGETSPLLLPGGHLAENVRRVFDTVDFWLAIGNSLIVAGTVMVSNVVLASLAGFAFARLEFRGRNTLFLLVVGSAMVPAQLGVIPLYLVVGDLGWYGRLEAVIVPALLSAFSVFWMRQACENAISADLVDAATVDGCSILRTYWHVAVPALRAPAAVLAMLTFMATWNDYFWPLVVLDPNETPTVQVALSQLASGYYTDYALMLTGATVGVLPVIALFLLLGRYIVRGILKGAPV, encoded by the coding sequence GTGACGGCGCGGCGCAAGCCGGGCGGCTGGGTCTACGCCGTGCTGACCGGGGTGCTCGGCGCGTCCGTGTTCCCGCTGTACTGGTCGTTCGTCGTGGCCACGCGCGACAATGCGGCGATCGGCGAGACGTCGCCGCTGCTGCTGCCGGGCGGGCATCTCGCCGAGAACGTGCGGCGCGTCTTCGACACCGTCGACTTCTGGCTGGCCATCGGGAACTCGCTGATCGTCGCGGGCACCGTCATGGTGTCCAACGTCGTGCTGGCCAGCCTCGCCGGGTTCGCCTTCGCGCGGCTCGAATTCCGCGGCCGCAACACGCTCTTCCTGCTGGTCGTCGGCTCGGCGATGGTGCCGGCGCAGCTCGGTGTCATCCCGCTCTACCTGGTCGTCGGCGACCTCGGCTGGTACGGGCGGCTGGAAGCGGTGATCGTGCCGGCGTTGCTGAGCGCGTTCAGCGTGTTCTGGATGCGCCAGGCGTGCGAGAACGCGATCAGCGCCGACCTCGTCGACGCGGCGACCGTCGACGGCTGCTCGATCCTGCGCACCTACTGGCACGTGGCCGTGCCCGCGCTCCGCGCGCCGGCCGCGGTGCTCGCCATGCTCACCTTCATGGCCACCTGGAACGACTACTTCTGGCCGCTGGTGGTCCTCGACCCCAACGAGACGCCGACCGTGCAGGTCGCGCTGTCGCAGCTGGCCAGCGGCTACTACACCGACTACGCACTGATGCTCACCGGCGCGACGGTCGGCGTCCTGCCCGTCATCGCGCTGTTCCTGCTGCTGGGCCGCTACATCGTGCGAGGAATCCTGAAAGGGGCACCGGTATGA
- a CDS encoding carbohydrate ABC transporter permease: MQHRLARFDRKVTPLLLVAPFFALFVVFGVFPLLYTAWVSLHDWNLLEGDQGAVGLANYGDLLTDPRFYNALANTVGIFLLAAVPEFLLALGIAALLDRPLRAATWWRTGVLLPNVVSVVAIGLVFGQLFSRDYGVVNEVLGWVGVAPVNWRATTWASHVAVAGMVLWRWTGYNALIYLAAMQAVPGDLYEAAELDGASRWRTFWSITVPGIRPALAFTAIAGTVNGLQLFAEPQLFDAGGSGGTGGNDRQFQTLVMYLYEKGFTHFDAGYAAALTWVMFVICALFALVDYRLVRRFVRSA, translated from the coding sequence GTGCAGCACCGGCTCGCCCGTTTCGACCGCAAGGTCACGCCGCTGCTGCTCGTCGCGCCCTTCTTCGCCCTGTTCGTCGTTTTCGGCGTCTTCCCGCTGCTCTACACGGCGTGGGTTTCCCTCCACGACTGGAACCTGCTCGAAGGCGACCAGGGTGCCGTCGGCCTCGCCAACTACGGCGACCTGCTCACCGATCCGCGGTTCTACAACGCCCTCGCCAACACCGTCGGCATCTTCCTGCTCGCCGCGGTCCCGGAGTTCCTGCTGGCGCTGGGCATCGCGGCGCTGCTGGACCGGCCGCTGCGCGCCGCGACCTGGTGGCGCACCGGGGTCCTGCTGCCGAACGTGGTTTCCGTCGTCGCGATCGGGCTGGTGTTCGGGCAGCTGTTCAGCCGCGACTACGGCGTCGTCAACGAGGTGCTCGGCTGGGTCGGCGTGGCGCCGGTCAACTGGCGGGCGACGACCTGGGCGTCGCACGTCGCCGTCGCCGGCATGGTGCTCTGGCGCTGGACCGGCTACAACGCGCTGATCTACCTGGCCGCGATGCAGGCCGTCCCCGGTGACCTGTACGAGGCCGCCGAACTCGACGGCGCCTCGCGGTGGCGGACGTTCTGGTCGATCACCGTGCCGGGCATCCGGCCCGCGCTGGCCTTCACTGCCATCGCCGGCACGGTCAACGGCCTCCAGCTGTTCGCCGAGCCGCAGCTGTTCGACGCCGGTGGTTCCGGCGGGACCGGCGGCAACGACCGGCAGTTCCAGACGCTGGTCATGTACCTGTACGAAAAGGGCTTCACGCACTTCGACGCCGGTTATGCGGCCGCGCTGACCTGGGTGATGTTCGTGATCTGCGCGCTGTTCGCGCTGGTCGACTACCGGCTGGTGCGCCGGTTCGTGAGGTCGGCGTGA
- a CDS encoding TlpA family protein disulfide reductase translates to MGYLYGAIVVCALLTAGSLLLNLGVVRRLREHESVLSEIRMRPPATPVLAIEPGESPTPFEAVDVDGRELTNRTIAFSRVTFFTADCQACEKALPEFLARPAADGEQTIAVVVGPEPATADQVERLRDRARVVREDFGGPVSTAFGVRGFPVTVLLDEDGRAATDLGGSDAAARNALVS, encoded by the coding sequence ATGGGTTATCTTTACGGCGCCATTGTGGTGTGCGCGCTGCTGACGGCCGGTTCCCTGCTGCTGAACCTCGGAGTCGTCCGGCGCCTTCGTGAACACGAATCGGTCCTCAGCGAGATCCGGATGCGCCCGCCCGCCACACCGGTCCTCGCGATCGAGCCCGGGGAGTCGCCCACGCCCTTCGAGGCGGTGGACGTCGACGGCCGCGAACTGACCAATCGGACGATCGCTTTCTCGCGGGTCACCTTCTTCACCGCCGACTGCCAGGCCTGCGAAAAAGCCCTTCCCGAATTCCTGGCACGGCCGGCCGCCGACGGCGAGCAGACCATCGCGGTGGTGGTCGGTCCCGAGCCGGCGACCGCGGACCAGGTCGAGCGGCTCCGAGACCGGGCGCGGGTCGTCCGAGAGGACTTCGGCGGCCCGGTCTCCACGGCCTTCGGAGTGCGCGGCTTCCCGGTCACCGTGCTTCTGGACGAAGACGGCAGGGCGGCCACCGACCTCGGCGGGAGCGACGCCGCGGCCCGGAACGCGCTCGTGTCATGA
- a CDS encoding GH1 family beta-glucosidase: MTFPAGFLWGAATASYQIEGGVADGGRGPSIWDTFAAADGKVLGGATGDVACDHYHRYPEDIGLLAGLGLNAYRFSVAWSRVMPDGRTTSAAGLAFYDRLVDELLRRGVVPVLTLYHWDLPQALEDDGGWPERDTAARFADYAAVVHDALGDRVNQWTTVNEPFCAAFLGYGTGAHAPGVADPDTALVAAHHLLLGHGLAMRALTAQARPGHEFSLALNFAPAIPDGSSPAHAEAARKFDGIHNRFFLDPVLGKGYPADVWADVEHHGGRFAASVRDGDTDVIAAPIDWLGVNYYAPARVTPLADPLAPGNCPLPGLRGLDVLPAPGPLTAFGWEQAPAALTDLLKWISARSGGLPLVVAENGASFVDKVVDGRVFDAARVNYFMEHLHAVHDAIRAGVDVRGYFAWSLLDNFEWAMGYTQRFGLVHVDFETQQRTVKDSGRFLGRVARANALPTSTATAAG; this comes from the coding sequence ATGACCTTCCCGGCGGGCTTCCTGTGGGGCGCGGCGACCGCCTCCTACCAGATCGAGGGCGGCGTCGCCGACGGCGGCCGCGGACCGTCCATTTGGGACACTTTCGCGGCCGCCGACGGCAAGGTGCTCGGCGGCGCGACCGGCGACGTCGCCTGCGACCACTACCACCGCTACCCCGAGGATATCGGCTTGCTGGCCGGCCTGGGCCTGAACGCCTACCGGTTCTCGGTCGCGTGGTCCCGGGTGATGCCGGACGGCCGCACGACGTCCGCGGCCGGGCTCGCCTTCTACGACCGGCTGGTCGACGAGCTCCTGCGCCGCGGCGTCGTGCCGGTCCTGACGCTCTACCACTGGGACCTGCCGCAGGCCCTGGAAGACGACGGCGGCTGGCCGGAACGCGACACGGCGGCACGGTTCGCCGACTACGCCGCGGTCGTGCACGACGCGCTCGGCGACCGCGTGAACCAGTGGACGACGGTCAACGAACCGTTCTGCGCGGCCTTCCTCGGCTACGGCACCGGCGCGCACGCCCCCGGCGTCGCCGACCCCGACACGGCGCTGGTCGCGGCCCACCACCTGCTGCTGGGACACGGCCTGGCCATGCGCGCGCTCACCGCGCAGGCGCGGCCGGGCCACGAGTTCTCGCTGGCGCTGAACTTCGCCCCGGCGATCCCGGACGGTTCCTCGCCGGCGCACGCCGAGGCGGCGCGGAAGTTCGACGGCATCCACAACCGGTTCTTCCTGGACCCGGTGCTGGGCAAGGGCTACCCGGCCGACGTGTGGGCGGACGTCGAGCACCACGGCGGCCGGTTCGCGGCATCGGTGCGTGACGGCGACACGGACGTCATCGCCGCGCCGATCGACTGGCTGGGCGTGAACTACTACGCGCCCGCCCGCGTCACCCCGCTCGCCGACCCGCTGGCGCCGGGCAACTGCCCCCTGCCGGGGCTGCGGGGGCTGGACGTCCTCCCGGCACCCGGCCCGCTCACGGCGTTCGGCTGGGAACAGGCGCCCGCGGCGCTCACCGATCTGCTGAAGTGGATTTCCGCCCGATCCGGCGGGTTGCCGCTGGTGGTGGCCGAGAACGGTGCGTCCTTTGTGGACAAGGTGGTCGACGGCCGGGTGTTCGACGCGGCGCGGGTGAACTACTTCATGGAACACCTGCACGCGGTCCACGACGCGATCCGTGCCGGCGTCGACGTCCGCGGGTACTTCGCCTGGTCGCTGCTGGACAACTTCGAATGGGCCATGGGCTACACGCAACGGTTCGGCCTGGTGCACGTCGACTTCGAGACACAACAGCGGACGGTCAAGGATTCCGGCCGTTTCCTCGGCCGGGTCGCCAGGGCCAACGCACTGCCCACCAGTACTGCGACGGCAGCCGGGTGA